The nucleotide sequence TAACAAATGTCCGAAAAAATCTGGAAGAAGCCAAATGGAACTGCCGCGAAGTTAAAGAGGCGCGCACTTCCAATGTTCTGATTAACAGCGAAGATTAAGAGGTCCCTGATGAGTTCAGAGTTGGTTGTCGCAGCAGTGCAAATGACTTCGGTCGATGATGTAACAACCAACGTGGCTCAGATGGAAGAGCTCTTGAAAGAAGCCTTCAAAACCGCGCAACCGCGCTTTGTTTCTTTCCCTGAAAACTGCCTGTATTTGCGTCTGAAAGAAGGCGAAAAGATCGAGGGGCTTACTCTCAGTCATCCGGCCTTTGCGCGTCTTTCCGAGCTGGCAAAACACTACAATACTTATCTGCACCTGGGTTCGATTCCTCTGTATCTTGAGGGGCATCTTTACAATTCCTCGACGCTGATCACTCCGGAAGGGGAGGTTCAGCCCACGTATCAGAAAATGCACTTGTTCGACATCCAGCTGGAAGGTCAGGAACCCATCCGTGAATCCGACGTATTTCGCCATGGTCAGACTCCGCATGTGATCGAAATCGACGGCTGGAAGGTTGGCGAGGCGATCTGTTATGACGTGCGTTTTGCTGAGCTGTTTTCCCAGTACGCCCGTCGTGAAGTGGATGTGATTTTGCTGCCGGCGGCGTTCCTGGTAAAAACCGGCGAAGCGCACTGGGAAATTCTGCTGCGCGCCCGTGCGATTGAGAATCAATCTTATGTGATTGCTGCTGCTCAAGGGGGCACCCACACGGGGCTTCGTGGTGGTACGCGGGAAACCTATGGTCACAGCCTGATTATCGATCCTTGGGGGGCTGTTGTGGGCCAGGTGGAAAAGCGTCAGCCCGGGGTGACGATCTCTAAATTCACACGTGAGCGGATCGATTCTGTTCGACGCCAAATACCGATGAAGTTCCATCGCCGCCTTCCCGTAGGTTAGGTGTTTACCCCCTCGAAAAACATGGGCTGGGCCGCGCCAGAGTTCTGGACTGAAAACCAGAATTCCTGCACTATTTCTAATGACAACTTTCTCAGTTAGCTTTTAATATGCGCGCGAAGCGCGGAAGACAGGAGCGGGTTATGATCCGAGTTTTCTTATGTTTGTTTCTGCTATCCTCAGTAGGTGTTCAATTTGCGCACGCGCAAGACGCCACGGGAATTCAGACGGAGCCTCAGTACGATGAGGCTCGTGAAGCAGAGATTGCGATGAAGGCCAAGAAGCGCCTTTATCCCGGGGGACGGGATGAAGAAGAGCTGAAGGTTCAGTCCCAACTGGCCACTCCGGCGCGCAAGCTGGCTCCGCAGGCGGAAGTCAAAGACGAGTCGATGGAAGAATAGGGCAAGCCAGCCCCGGGTTTCGAGTTTTTGTATTGAATTGAATGGAGAGAATATGTCTGTATACGATCAACTGCCAGAAGGTGTAACACGCGAAACGATGGACGTGGATGTCCTGATCGTCGGTGGTGGTTCCGCGGGTATGTCCTGCGCATTGCACCTGCAAAATCAAATTCAAAAACACAACGAAGACGTTGCTGCCGGTAAAAAGCAGGGCGAGCAAATCCCGGAACAGATGATCGTTGTTCTGGAAAAAGCTTCGGAAGTGGGCGCGCACAGTTTCTCGGGCGCGGTTTTGAATCCGAAGGCTTTGACTGAGCTTATTCCGAACTTCAAAGAAGAAGGCTGCCCGATTGACTCTGAAGTCAAAAAAGATGCGGTTTATTATCTGGGTTCTGACTTTTCTTTCAAGCTGCCAATCACTCCGCCGCCGTTCCATAACGAAGGCAATTACATTATCTCTCTTTCCAAGTTCAACCGCTGGTTGGGCACAAAGTGTGAAGAAAAAGGCATCAACATCTTCCCGGGCTTTGCGGCGGTGGAAGCACTGTATGAAGGCGACAAGATCGTCGGCATTCGCACCGGCGACAAGGGTCGCGATAAACACGGCAATCCAAAGGCGAACTTTGAGCCGGGTCTGATTCTGAAATCCAAAGTTGTGATCTTCGCTGAAGGCACGCGTGGTTCCCTGTTCCAGAAGGTTGAAAAGAAACTGAATCTGCGCGCAGGTAAAAACAAAGAAGTCTTCGAAGAAGGCGTGAAAGAAATCATCCAGATGCCAGCGGGCACGGTGGAAGCAGGCCAGGTTATTCATACCATGGGCTTCCCATTGTCCAAATCCATCGGCGGTACTTTCATCTACACCCTTCCAGGGGACAAGATCATCGTGGGCCTGGTTGCTTACCTTGATACCCAGGATCCTTTGCTGGATCCGCATCGTGAACTGCAAAAACTGAAAACCCATCCGTTCCTGCAAAGCATGCTTAAGGGCGGTAAAGTCATCGCTTACGGCGGTAAGACCCTGCCTGCGGGCGGCTGGTATTCCATGCCGAAACTGTACGGTAACGGCTTTATGGTCTGCGGTGACTCTGCCAGCATGGTGGACGTGCAGAAGCTGAAGGGTATCCACTTGGCGATGAAATCCGGCATGCAGGCGGCGGAAGCCGTTATTGACGGGTTGATCAAGGGTGGCGATTTCTCTGAGGAAGTGACCAAGGGTTATTCCGACCGTATTGAAGCCGGCTTCGTAAAAGAAGAGCTTTACCGCGTTCGTAACTTCCACCAGGCGCTAAGCAAGGGGATCGTGGAAAGCATGCCACTGTTGGCCCTGCAAGAGCTGACCGGCGGCCGTGGTCTGCAGGATCCAATGCCGATTGACCATATCGACGCTGAAACCACTGAAAAAGTCCTGGATATCTGGGGCCCTTACGGCCTGGATCACGAGGATAACAAGCTTCCAAAACCGGACGGCGAGCTGTTCTTTGATAAGCTATCCAGTGTTTACCTGACCGGGACCATGCACGACGAAGATTCCCCAAACCACCTTATTTTGAAGGACGGGGATATTTGCCGTACGGTATGTGAGCCTCAGTACAAATCACCATGTAATCATTTCTGCCCGGCGGCGGTTTATGAGATGGTGCCGTCTACAAAAGAGGCAGGTAAGAAGGACTTACAAATCAATTATACCAACTGTATTCACTGCAAAACTTGTGATATTAAGTGCCCATTCGAAAATATCGAGTGGACCGTTCCTGAAGGGGGCGGTGGACCACAATACCGCGAAACATAGGAAGCCTGGCGTTCGGACTGGGCTTTCTTAACAAAGGAAAGGCTCAGTCCCATGCCTCAGTTTTTTGCCTCCACAGCCCGTGGACTTGTTGAACCCCTGGAACTTGAATTGAAAGAGCTTGGCCTGAAGGTCACAGACCGTTACATCGGTGGTGTGTTCTTCGAAAGCAACTGGGAAGGCTGCTATAAAGCGAACCTTCATTCCCGTTTGGCCAGCCGTATTCTGAAGCCTGTACTGGATTTCACGGCGTATCAGCCGGAAGAACTGTACAGCCAGATTCTTCGTCACGATTTCACCAAATACATCAAACCGAATCAGACGATCTCCATCGACGCCAGCGTCAATGAATCCAAAATGCGTGACCAGCGTTTTGTGGCGATGAAAGTCAAAGACGCTATCGTCGATCAGTTCCGCGAAAAATTCGGCGTGCGCCCGGATGTTGATAACACCAACCCGGATCTGCGCATTCACGTGCGCGCGATCAAAAATCAGTTCAACATCGCGATCGACACTTCCGGTGACAGCTTGTTCAAGCGTGGTTACCGCAAAGAAGTCGGCGAAGCTCCATTGAAAGAAAACCTGGCAGCGGGTCTGCTGCGTTTGTCCGAGTGGGACCGTCAAAGCCCGCTGGTGGATTTCATGTGCGGTTCCGGGACATTCCTGATTGAAGCTGCGATGATGTCCATGAACATTGCTCCTGGTATCAACCGCAAAGGTTTTGGTTTCCAGAACTGGTTGAACTATGAAGAAGAAACCTGGGAAAAAGTGATCCAGGAGGCTATGGACGCTGAAAAAGAAGAACTTGATTTCAAGTTCTATGGCTTTGATATCGACAAGCGCGTTTTGATGAATGCGAAAGACAACGCCAAGCGTGCCGGTGTTGACGAAGTTATCGAATTCAAAAAAGAATCCGTGGCGACTGTGGAGCCACCGGTTGAAAAAGGTCTGATCATCGTGAATCCGCCTTATGGCGCGCGTATCGGTGATGAAGACAACCTGCGTGACGTGTACCGTGACCTGAGCTTCACCATGAAGCACAGATTCAAGGGCTGGGACGCATGGATCCTTTCCGGCAACAAAGAGCTGATCGCGGATTTGAAACTGAAATCCACGCGCAAGCACTTCGTGTTCAACGGCAATATCGAATGCCGCTTCCTTAAATACTCCATGTTCTAAGGAATAAAGGGGGGGATATGAAACTGCTTTTGGCTTTGTTGCTGCTTGTGCCGGTTTCGGCGATGGCGGGACTGACTTCCAAGGATGTGTATCAGAAAATCGACTGCCGTCTGTTGAATGACGGCGTGTTGCTGAAAACACATTCGGAATACATGATGAATGTTAAAACCGATATTGGTTATGCGAAATTTTCGCAGATCCAGTTCGGCGATGAAGCGCTGAAGATTCAGTATCAGCTGTTCATCGAGGATGACATTAATGGGGCGATCCCGGAATCGTTGATCTTTTTGCAGAACCTGATGATCGGCGAAACAGAGTCTTCTGTTGAGATTTCCGGTCAGAAGGTCAGTTGGGTCAAGTCGACATTGAAGGGTTTCGCCGTTCAGTGTGAGTTGGCTGAACCGATCCAGTAATTGATTTATTTTTTTGCAGTACGTTTATTTGGAGTAAAAGATGAAAAAGTTGATGTTGGCGTTGGCAGCACCCTTGTTGTTCTCTGTACCTTCCTTGGCGGCTAAGAAGTTTTCCTGTCAGGGCCTGACGGAAGAACAGGTTCCGGTGTCTATCACGGTTTCTGTTGATGTGAATGACTATGCTGAAGTGAAGTTTTCCAGTGCAGACTTTGAAAACAGCTGGGTGGGGGAGCACACACGCCTGTACCGCACTATCGGTGGCATGACCAAGCTGACAACAGCTTTGGGTGATCGCACAGAGTACTTTGTGAAACTGGAAGTGGCTGACAACGGTCAGGGCACTTTGGAGTATGAAGAGAACGATTCCGGCTGGGAATATTTCGCTTCAGCCCGCGTTCAGTGCACCCGTCAATAGACAATAAAAAAACCGAGGCTTGTAACCTCGGTTTTTTGTTTTTTAAGTCGTGTGATTTAATTAGAACGGTTTGTTGATCGCAAAGATCGCTGCCGTGGTTCCCAGAACCAAAAGCAGGATGGCAATCGGCCATCCGATATAGCCTTTTCTTTTCACCAAAGAAACCGCCAGACCCAAAAGCATCCAGATGATCAGCTTGCCGTACAACCAGCCCGGCATTGCGCCCATGATGCCGAGTTTCGCCATCATTCCGAAGCCGCCGATCAAAAGCAGCATCAAGCCCAGGCCATGAGTCACAAATGTCATGATGCGAGCTTGTTTGGTCAAAGTCACTTTGGCATAGTTCGCCACCAGCAGGCCGCCCAATCCGAAGAACAGGGTCATCAAACCCAGGAAGTGCATGATTTTATAAAACTGATATGTCATTGAGGGGTCTCCTTGTTATTCGTCTTTCAGGCCCAGGTGTTTGATTACGCGGGATACGTCTTTGCGCAGTCGCGTAAGGTGGGTTTTGTTAGTCAGGGTTTTCAGGGCGTCACGCAGTGGCTCCAGCGGGTAGCCGCCGTATTGACCAGGCTCGGTCAGGTTGTAAGTCACTGCGCCACGGCCTGCGATAATAATGCGGTCGCCGACAGTGATGTGGTCTGAAACGGCCACTTCGCCACCGAACATGCAGTTGTTACCAACTTTGCTGGAACCGGCGATGCTGAATTTTGCCGCCATCACGTTGTTTTCGCCGATGATCACGTTGTGGGCGATATGACAGAAGTTATCCATCTTGGTGCCGTTACCGATGCGGGTTTCAGTCAAAGCAGCGCGGTCAATGGCGCAGTTCGCACCCAGCTCCACGTTGTTGCCGATAACCACGCGGCCGATCTGCGGGATCTTTTTTTGAGTGCCGTCTTTTTGCATGGCAAAGGCGAATCCGTCCGAACCAATGGTGGTGTGCGGATGGATTTCGCAATGAGATCCCAAAACGCAGTGGGACCCGACAAAGACATGGGGATGCAACAGGGTGTGATCGCCGATTTCCGCGTGGGATTCCACCAAGGTGTGAGCACCGATGGTTGCGCCGTCGCCGATCTTGGCATGTTCGCCGATGACCACATAAGGACCCAGGCCGACATTTTTACCCAAGTGGGCCGTTTCGTGAACGATCGCCGTCGGGTGGATTTTCGTCGCCTGATTGAAACGGTTCATCTTGCCGTCAAATAGTGGAAGAATCGCGGCCATGCCCAGCTGAACAGAACCCGCAGTGAAGAAGGCGGCCGTGCTGTCCGTCGGAACGGTCAGGGATTTGTGAGCCACGATAATCGGGGCCTGGGCTTTCAGTGCCAGAGCCAGTTGATCCGGCTTGGACACAAAAACCAGACTTTCAGAATCGCACTGTTCAGGGGGAAGAACCTTCGATGCTACGGCGGAAAGTGGGCCGGAGACGAAGTTCAAATCGGAAGAATTTAACTCTTTAATGACTTCTGCTGTGATCATAGTGATGCCTCGCGCTAACACTTTACTATTATTTTTTTGATGTCAAGACACTGGGTGATAGTATAAAGCTGCTTATATAGACACTTTTTGATTCTTTCTCACCTTTAATTTTGGAGAGGAAACGCGATGGCGAAAAAGGCAGCAAAAAAGGAAGCACCTGCGGCAAAGAAAACGGCGAAGCCTGTGGCGAAAAAAGCCCCGGCGAAGGCAGCCCCTGTGAAGGCGGCAAAACCTGCCAAGCCGGCTGCGAAATCTGCTGCTAAGCCTGTGGCAAAAGCTGCTCCGAAGCCAGTTGCAAAACCGGTAAAAGAAGTTAAAGCGGCCAAAGCTCCGGTAAAAAAAGAAGCTGCCGCTCCGGTAAAACCAGTCAAAGCTGAAAAAGCAGCGCCTGCTCCGAAAGCGGCGAAAGCTGAAAAAGCTCCGAAGGCAGAAAAGCCAGAGAGAAAATTGAAGCTGGTTGAAGATGCTCCGGCGGTTGTTGCTGAAGCTCCGAAAAAAGAAAAAAAGGTCAAAATCGACAAAACCGGAATGTCTGATGATCAGGTGAAATGGCACGAACTTCATGAGAAGTACAAAGTCATGAAAGCCCCGAACTATAGCATTTCTGGCCAATTCGAGGCGAAAACTCCACTGCAGCACAAAATCTTCGGCTGGGGTTTCATCCTTTCCAATGAATACGATCGCTTGGAAGTCCTTTTTGAGGACGGAAAACGCATGCTGATCAGCAATAGAAAGCTGTCTTAAGTAAGTCCAAAACTCATGTTTCGGGGTGCGATGGGCAGAAAACTATTGCAAGGCCCCGGAAACTGACCTAGAAATTTATCTGCATGGCAAAAGACGATTTGGTACAAATTGACGGAAAAGTGATCGACGCCCTAGCGGGTGGTCTATACAAAATTGAACTTGATAATAAAGTTATCATTAACGCAAAACTTTGCGGAAAAATGAGACGCTTTAATATCCGCGTGGTTGTTGGTGACCGTGTGAGCGTAGGGGTTTCTCCTTACGACCCATCTCACGGCTTGATCCAATTCCGTCATAAATAATACCGATTTAATTCCTTCTAACATTTCCAATTAAATCTAGAGGTTCTATGGATCAGGCTCTTCAGAGTTATTTGGCTCGTATTGCTCCAACCGTTACCGCAAAGTCAGCACAGGCTGTGATCGAACTGGCGGCAGAAGGGGCAACCGTTCCGTTCATCGCACGTTACCGTAAAGAGAAAACCGGCAATTTGGACGAGGTTCAAATTCGCGCGGTTATCGAAGGTCACGAAACTTTCAACGAAATCGTCAAGCGTAAGGCGTTCCTGATTAAAGAAATCGGCGAACAAAACAACCTGACGGCAGAAATCCAGAAGCGTATCGAGCTTTCCTGGGATTTGGGCGAGTTGGAAGAAATCTACAAACCATTCAAAAAGAAAAAGAAAACCAAAGCGACCATCGCACGCGAAGCGGGCCTGGAACCTTTGGCAAACTGGATCTGGGATATGGGTCATGGCACGATCAAAGACGATCAGACCATGGAGATGAAGGCGAAAAACTTCCTCAATCCAACTGCAAAAATCGCGACTTACGAAGAAGCGCTTAAAGGCGCTCAGGACATCATCGTTGAGAGAATCGCCAATGATGCCGATCTTCGTGCCATGGTGGCGAAAAACTACAACGACAGCGGTCGTGTGGTTGCCAAAGCGGCAAAAGGCTACAAAGCAAACTCCAAGTACGAAATGTACAAGGAATTTGAAGAGCCGGTTAAGAACCTTCTGGATGCAAAAAACAATCACCGCTATCTGGCGATGAGACGTGGCTGGCAGGAAGAAGAGCTGACCGTTGACGTTAAAGGCGACGACGAAGCTATCTTGAAATCCTATGAAAACTTCGCGACATCCACTCCGGACAATGCGATCGGCGATTACCTGAAGCAGTGTGCTCGTCTGGCATTGAACGTTTACGTTCTTCCTTCTGTTGTGAACGAAGTTCACCGTCAGTTGAAAGAAAAAGCGGATCAGGATGCGATCACGGTCTTTGCTGAAAACGTGCGTAAGCTTTTGCTGGCTTCCCCGTACGGGCCAAAATGTGTATTGGGCGTGGATCCTGGTTTAAGAACGGGCTGTAAAGTGGCTCTGATCGACAAATCCGGTGCATTCATTTCTCACACGGTTCTTTACACTTTGGGTGATGATGCTGACAGAAAAGCCAAAGTTCTGTTCGGCGACGTGATGAAGCAGATTCAGATCGAGGCTATCGCCGTGGGTAACGGAACTGCCGGTCGTGAGACTGAAGCCTTCCTGAAGAAAGTCCTGAAAGACCTGGGTAAAAACATCCCGGTTGTGATGGTATCTGAGTCCGGAGCTTCCGTGTACTCGGCTTCTGAAGTGGCTCGTGAAGAGTTCCCGGATTTGGACGTGACTGTAAAAGGTGCGATCTCTATCGCGCGTCGTTTGCAGGATCCGTTGGCAGAGCTGGTTAAAGTTGATCCTAAATCCATCGGCGTTGGTCAGTACCAGCACGACGTGAATCAGTCCCAGTTGAAAAAATCCCTGGAAGCAGTGGTTGAGTCCTGCGTGAATAACGTGGGCGTAGACGTGAACACAGCTTCAGCAGCGCTTCTTTCCCACGTGGCGGGTATTGGCCCGGCATTGGCGAAAGGGATCGTTGAGGCCCGCAAGAAGACCTTGTTCAACGACCGTACTGAGCTTTTGAAAATTCCCAAGTTCTCTGCAAAAGTTTTCGAACAAGCTGCAGGTTTCCTGAGAATTCCTCAAAGCAAACAGGTTCTGGATTCCACAGGTATTCACCCTGAGCGTTACCAGGCGGTGACGGACATGGCGAAAGACCTGGGCGTGTCTTTGTCCGATGTTATCGGTGAAGGTGCAAAAAAACTGGTTTCCCAAAGAACCAAATGGGCTCAATTGGTGGGTGAATTCACCTTTGATGACATCGTAAAAGAGCTTGAAAAACCAGGCCGCGATCCGCGTGATCCGTTCAAGGTGTTCCAGTTCCGTGATGACATCATGGAAGTGAAGGATCTGACTGAAGGCATGATCTGCCCGGGTATCGTGACTAACGTGACTAATTTTGGTGCGTTTGTGGATATCGGTGTTCACCAGGATGGTCTGGTGCATATCTCTGCATTGTCTCACAAGTTCGTGGATGATCCTCGTAAAGTGGTGAACCCTGGTGACCATGTGACAGTAAAGGTTCTGAAAGTGGATGTGGTTAAAAACCAGATCTCTTTGACGATGAAGATGGACGATGCTCCGGAAGCTTCCGCACCTCGTGGTGAAAGACGTCCGGAAAACCGTGGTGCTTCCCGCCCAATGGGTCAGGGTCAGCGTCCGCCGGCAGGAAAACCTGCACAGGCTCCAATGAAACCTGCAAACCCGTTTAACAACCCGTTTGCAGCTTTGATGAATGTTCCGACTAATAAGA is from Bdellovibrio bacteriovorus str. Tiberius and encodes:
- the lpxD gene encoding UDP-3-O-(3-hydroxymyristoyl)glucosamine N-acyltransferase — encoded protein: MITAEVIKELNSSDLNFVSGPLSAVASKVLPPEQCDSESLVFVSKPDQLALALKAQAPIIVAHKSLTVPTDSTAAFFTAGSVQLGMAAILPLFDGKMNRFNQATKIHPTAIVHETAHLGKNVGLGPYVVIGEHAKIGDGATIGAHTLVESHAEIGDHTLLHPHVFVGSHCVLGSHCEIHPHTTIGSDGFAFAMQKDGTQKKIPQIGRVVIGNNVELGANCAIDRAALTETRIGNGTKMDNFCHIAHNVIIGENNVMAAKFSIAGSSKVGNNCMFGGEVAVSDHITVGDRIIIAGRGAVTYNLTEPGQYGGYPLEPLRDALKTLTNKTHLTRLRKDVSRVIKHLGLKDE
- a CDS encoding THUMP domain-containing class I SAM-dependent RNA methyltransferase codes for the protein MPQFFASTARGLVEPLELELKELGLKVTDRYIGGVFFESNWEGCYKANLHSRLASRILKPVLDFTAYQPEELYSQILRHDFTKYIKPNQTISIDASVNESKMRDQRFVAMKVKDAIVDQFREKFGVRPDVDNTNPDLRIHVRAIKNQFNIAIDTSGDSLFKRGYRKEVGEAPLKENLAAGLLRLSEWDRQSPLVDFMCGSGTFLIEAAMMSMNIAPGINRKGFGFQNWLNYEEETWEKVIQEAMDAEKEELDFKFYGFDIDKRVLMNAKDNAKRAGVDEVIEFKKESVATVEPPVEKGLIIVNPPYGARIGDEDNLRDVYRDLSFTMKHRFKGWDAWILSGNKELIADLKLKSTRKHFVFNGNIECRFLKYSMF
- the infA gene encoding translation initiation factor IF-1, with the protein product MAKDDLVQIDGKVIDALAGGLYKIELDNKVIINAKLCGKMRRFNIRVVVGDRVSVGVSPYDPSHGLIQFRHK
- a CDS encoding electron transfer flavoprotein-ubiquinone oxidoreductase is translated as MSVYDQLPEGVTRETMDVDVLIVGGGSAGMSCALHLQNQIQKHNEDVAAGKKQGEQIPEQMIVVLEKASEVGAHSFSGAVLNPKALTELIPNFKEEGCPIDSEVKKDAVYYLGSDFSFKLPITPPPFHNEGNYIISLSKFNRWLGTKCEEKGINIFPGFAAVEALYEGDKIVGIRTGDKGRDKHGNPKANFEPGLILKSKVVIFAEGTRGSLFQKVEKKLNLRAGKNKEVFEEGVKEIIQMPAGTVEAGQVIHTMGFPLSKSIGGTFIYTLPGDKIIVGLVAYLDTQDPLLDPHRELQKLKTHPFLQSMLKGGKVIAYGGKTLPAGGWYSMPKLYGNGFMVCGDSASMVDVQKLKGIHLAMKSGMQAAEAVIDGLIKGGDFSEEVTKGYSDRIEAGFVKEELYRVRNFHQALSKGIVESMPLLALQELTGGRGLQDPMPIDHIDAETTEKVLDIWGPYGLDHEDNKLPKPDGELFFDKLSSVYLTGTMHDEDSPNHLILKDGDICRTVCEPQYKSPCNHFCPAAVYEMVPSTKEAGKKDLQINYTNCIHCKTCDIKCPFENIEWTVPEGGGGPQYRET
- a CDS encoding carbon-nitrogen hydrolase family protein, with product MSSELVVAAVQMTSVDDVTTNVAQMEELLKEAFKTAQPRFVSFPENCLYLRLKEGEKIEGLTLSHPAFARLSELAKHYNTYLHLGSIPLYLEGHLYNSSTLITPEGEVQPTYQKMHLFDIQLEGQEPIRESDVFRHGQTPHVIEIDGWKVGEAICYDVRFAELFSQYARREVDVILLPAAFLVKTGEAHWEILLRARAIENQSYVIAAAQGGTHTGLRGGTRETYGHSLIIDPWGAVVGQVEKRQPGVTISKFTRERIDSVRRQIPMKFHRRLPVG
- a CDS encoding helix-hairpin-helix domain-containing protein, yielding MDQALQSYLARIAPTVTAKSAQAVIELAAEGATVPFIARYRKEKTGNLDEVQIRAVIEGHETFNEIVKRKAFLIKEIGEQNNLTAEIQKRIELSWDLGELEEIYKPFKKKKKTKATIAREAGLEPLANWIWDMGHGTIKDDQTMEMKAKNFLNPTAKIATYEEALKGAQDIIVERIANDADLRAMVAKNYNDSGRVVAKAAKGYKANSKYEMYKEFEEPVKNLLDAKNNHRYLAMRRGWQEEELTVDVKGDDEAILKSYENFATSTPDNAIGDYLKQCARLALNVYVLPSVVNEVHRQLKEKADQDAITVFAENVRKLLLASPYGPKCVLGVDPGLRTGCKVALIDKSGAFISHTVLYTLGDDADRKAKVLFGDVMKQIQIEAIAVGNGTAGRETEAFLKKVLKDLGKNIPVVMVSESGASVYSASEVAREEFPDLDVTVKGAISIARRLQDPLAELVKVDPKSIGVGQYQHDVNQSQLKKSLEAVVESCVNNVGVDVNTASAALLSHVAGIGPALAKGIVEARKKTLFNDRTELLKIPKFSAKVFEQAAGFLRIPQSKQVLDSTGIHPERYQAVTDMAKDLGVSLSDVIGEGAKKLVSQRTKWAQLVGEFTFDDIVKELEKPGRDPRDPFKVFQFRDDIMEVKDLTEGMICPGIVTNVTNFGAFVDIGVHQDGLVHISALSHKFVDDPRKVVNPGDHVTVKVLKVDVVKNQISLTMKMDDAPEASAPRGERRPENRGASRPMGQGQRPPAGKPAQAPMKPANPFNNPFAALMNVPTNKK